One Verrucomicrobiota bacterium genomic window, CCCAGCATGATCTAGGTATCCCATTCCAAATGCTCGTCAATCACCGTGCCAAATAAAAATACCGTGGGAGTTGTCATTTGATCGGGCGGAGTTCGGGGTAACCTTTGGCACTTCCAAATACCTGAAGTGGTTGGATCTGACTATGGACGCTGTTTACACATTCGAATCCCTCGATGCACGGGTCAATGATCTGGGGACTCCATTGGCAGGACCTGATCGAGTAAGGTCGGGAAGTTTTGAAATGCGAATTGGCCGTGACAAGCGAAACAATCCCCTGAATCCAGAATCCGGCTACCGCCTATTTGCTGACATTGAGTGGGGCTCCGAGGCATGGGGCGGCGAAGTGGATTACCAAGCCGCCGATTTAGGGTTGTCCTACCACAAGGAGATCAAACGCGGCCTCATTTGGCACGGATCCATTTCCCATTCTGTGGTTGGCTCGCTCAACAAATCGCAATCTCAGATCCCCAACAACAAGCTTCTGTTTCCTGGTGGAGAAAATTCTATTCGTGGGTACCAACGAGGAGAAGCTGCACCGAGGGATGCATTTGGAGACTTTGTCGGAGCCAAGTCCTTCATGCTTATGAACCTCGAGTTGGAGCAACGACTTACCGATAGCATTTCAATAGTTGGCTTCTACGACGGCCTTGGAATGACCGCTAATATCGACGATTATCCTTTCGACGAATATTTATCTTCGGTCGGGCTAGGCATTCGTTTTAGAACTTTTATGGGGCCTGTTCGTTTGGAATATGGTCACAACCTGGACCAGCGCATCGAAGATCCGGATGGAACATTTCATCTTTCCCTGGGCTTCCCCTTTTAGGATTCTCAAGCTACCTCCCCAAAAGTCGGGACTACTTCATCAACTTACCACCATAAGCCACACGACCGATGGCATCCGCCTCGTACTTAATGTGTACGTTTTCGTGCGGCCGATCAAGAATACCGGCGATCACACGGGTCAACTCAGTTATTTCAGCTTCTATTAAATCAGATGGAGGAACTTTTCGTTTGAGTACATTCACCAGTACCGGACCGATATAGGAGTCCAATGATGTTTTGTTCTCTGCCCAGTAATTTCTGGGCACGGGATTGATCTTCACCCAGGTCTTGCCCGGAGGAGTATCAAAAACTTTTCCAACACCATCGGCCAAACGCTGTACGGCATCCCCTTTCAGGGTTTCATTATTGCGAAAAACTATGTCTATATCCAATTGAGGCATCGGATAAAGGAACCACAGGGATACTTCCAATTCGAGAAACAGAATCAAATAATTCTATTTTCTCTTAAATTTGACAGATCAACTGAAAGCTCACGCTGATTTTGTCATTTACCACGTGCTGACCGAGTTTTTCGAAAATTTTGCCGCTGCCGTAAACAGAACCGAATCGAGTCCTATCGACATCAAACTGGCCTTGAAGTCCCAATTTGCCATCAAGATAAGCGATTTGAGCATTGAACTCAATAGCTTGGGATTTTCCCCGCAACATAAGTCGGCCCTTAACAAGCAGATTGAAATCTCCCGGAGCGGACTCTGCGATTGCCTCGCAAGATTCCATCCTGAATTCGGCGGTGGGAAATTCTTGAACACTAAAAAAGTCATCCGTAGCCAAGTGACCAATTAACATCGCTGCAACACTTCCATCCTGGATGTCGGTGCATGTTATCCGGGTCATATCAAGAATGACGTCTCCCGATGCAAGATGTCCGTCTTGTATTTCTAGCTTACCGGACTGAAATGTAATTCGACCATGGTGTTGGTTAAATAAATTACGGCCGGTCCAACGGAAGACGCTGTGATCAAGATCAATGACATATGTACCGTCGACCGCCTTCAAAGGATTTCTGCCTCGCCCTTCGACTGAAAATCCGGACAACACCCAGGCATCAAGACCCCCTTCAAGCGTTTGGACATTTTCATACCCGGCATTCTGGAGGCGTTCCAAAGCCAAGCCGCTGGCTCCAAACTTGTCGTTCATCCCATACACAACAATGTTAGTGGATGTGTCGTTAACGAGCTCAGAAACCGCATCCAGGAAAGCGACTTCGTAAACACAGGCATGCTTAGAGCCAGATATTCTTATCTCTTCAAAAGCTTCGTCAGACAACAGATGGAGGAGAACAGGCGGAGCCTCAGATGAAAGTTGGCTTTTGAGAAGCAAGGGGGTAATTTTTGAACTTTTCATTATACAAAGGGAGTTGAATCCTGCGGTTTGAGGCAAAACATTTGATTTGAGTTACATGTAATCTTCCAGAGTTCGAGAAGTCCAAGAATTAAAGGTTGTTAGCAAAGTCCGCTTTTCCCAATAATGAAAATATCTTAATTAATTCAAATCCCAATCGACTGAAAACATATCCCACATCATTCCCGGCCCGTATTCGGACTGCTTTATTTTCACTCTTTGTTTTAGGCGTTTACGGTAGCACTTCATTAACCGCAGCCTATCCAGAAAAACCGATCAAAGTGATCGTACCGACCAATGCCGGTGGAGAGACTGATGGCCTGACACGCTTACTGCAAAGAGCGATCGCTGAGAAAAAACTGCTGCCTGAAAAAATGGTGGTGGTAAACCTTCCGGGTGCGGGCGGCACCCTCGGAACCAGAAAGATCAAACAAGCAGAACCGGACGGCTACACCATCGGCCTTTGGCATTCCGGAATCGTCACCTCCAAAGCAATGGGGATTGTCGATTACGACCACAATGATTTCGAATTGATCTGTATGACCGGCTATACGGAACTCCTACTCGGGGTCACTGAAAAATCCAGGTTTGAATCGATCGAAGGTCTCCTGGACATCGCCCGCGCTGATCCCCGTTCAGTAAAAGTCTCAACCAACGTAGGCTTACCGGTACACCTCATACCATTGTTATTTGCAGAAGAAGCCGGTGTCGAATTCCGGTTCATACAAACGGGTGGCGGCTCCCCACGGCTAACTTCCCTGTTAGGCGGCCACAGCGACAT contains:
- a CDS encoding BamA/TamA family outer membrane protein, with protein sequence MSFDRAEFGVTFGTSKYLKWLDLTMDAVYTFESLDARVNDLGTPLAGPDRVRSGSFEMRIGRDKRNNPLNPESGYRLFADIEWGSEAWGGEVDYQAADLGLSYHKEIKRGLIWHGSISHSVVGSLNKSQSQIPNNKLLFPGGENSIRGYQRGEAAPRDAFGDFVGAKSFMLMNLELEQRLTDSISIVGFYDGLGMTANIDDYPFDEYLSSVGLGIRFRTFMGPVRLEYGHNLDQRIEDPDGTFHLSLGFPF
- a CDS encoding tripartite tricarboxylate transporter substrate binding protein, with protein sequence MLAKSAFPNNENILINSNPNRLKTYPTSFPARIRTALFSLFVLGVYGSTSLTAAYPEKPIKVIVPTNAGGETDGLTRLLQRAIAEKKLLPEKMVVVNLPGAGGTLGTRKIKQAEPDGYTIGLWHSGIVTSKAMGIVDYDHNDFELICMTGYTELLLGVTEKSRFESIEGLLDIARADPRSVKVSTNVGLPVHLIPLLFAEEAGVEFRFIQTGGGSPRLTSLLGGHSDMTMLSTMAFVNFRDSGLKPLVTFSGKRDPMFPEVPTAKEIGIDVELVEIRVWLAPKGTPEPVLEMIRNALESVMTDPKIAEEMKSLGVVPEYGGREIAQPLLDVLLEKVAPLVGKARNMDR
- a CDS encoding YceI family protein, producing the protein MKSSKITPLLLKSQLSSEAPPVLLHLLSDEAFEEIRISGSKHACVYEVAFLDAVSELVNDTSTNIVVYGMNDKFGASGLALERLQNAGYENVQTLEGGLDAWVLSGFSVEGRGRNPLKAVDGTYVIDLDHSVFRWTGRNLFNQHHGRITFQSGKLEIQDGHLASGDVILDMTRITCTDIQDGSVAAMLIGHLATDDFFSVQEFPTAEFRMESCEAIAESAPGDFNLLVKGRLMLRGKSQAIEFNAQIAYLDGKLGLQGQFDVDRTRFGSVYGSGKIFEKLGQHVVNDKISVSFQLICQI